From Alienimonas californiensis, a single genomic window includes:
- a CDS encoding MgtC/SapB family protein: protein MEELTLGEIVVRILSAAGIAGVLGWEREVHDKPAGLRTNMMVAIGAATVTLVTIELCLSLSVFPNDGIRADPVRAVSGVIGGLGFLGAGAIIQSRGDVRGMTTAATIWVVGGLGVACGFGHYRVAVTAAITALGVLLAAGRLEKRKPDGQAADAKS, encoded by the coding sequence ATGGAAGAACTCACTCTCGGTGAGATCGTCGTCCGCATTCTCTCCGCGGCCGGCATCGCCGGCGTGCTGGGCTGGGAACGTGAAGTGCACGACAAGCCGGCGGGCTTGCGCACGAATATGATGGTCGCCATCGGGGCGGCCACGGTGACCCTCGTCACGATCGAGCTGTGCCTGTCGTTGTCGGTCTTCCCGAACGACGGCATCCGCGCCGACCCGGTCCGCGCCGTCTCCGGCGTGATCGGGGGGCTCGGGTTCTTAGGGGCCGGCGCGATCATCCAGTCGCGCGGCGACGTCCGGGGGATGACCACCGCGGCGACCATCTGGGTCGTCGGCGGACTGGGCGTCGCCTGCGGGTTCGGCCACTATCGCGTCGCCGTGACGGCCGCGATCACCGCGTTGGGCGTGCTGTTGGCGGCCGGTCGACTCGAAAAGCGGAAGCCCGACGGGCAGGCCGCGGACGCCAAGTCGTGA
- a CDS encoding GNAT family N-acetyltransferase, which translates to MTAADLEAVRSIYNYSVEKTTAVWTEATRSDAEQRAWFAEKQAGGWPALVAVETDGDAVLGFATLGAFRSQPGFCRTAEHSIHVSPAARRRGVGRELLEALLVRASAMPLWAVVGVISADNVASLALHESFGFQEVGRFPGVGVKWDRRLDAVFVQKTLA; encoded by the coding sequence ATGACCGCCGCCGATCTGGAGGCCGTGCGGTCGATCTATAATTACTCCGTGGAAAAGACGACCGCCGTCTGGACGGAGGCGACGCGGTCGGACGCCGAGCAGCGGGCGTGGTTCGCGGAGAAACAGGCGGGCGGCTGGCCGGCGCTGGTGGCCGTGGAGACGGACGGCGACGCCGTGCTGGGGTTCGCCACGCTGGGAGCGTTTCGGTCGCAGCCGGGGTTTTGCCGGACGGCGGAGCACAGTATTCACGTCTCCCCCGCCGCCCGCCGTCGCGGCGTCGGGCGGGAATTATTGGAGGCCCTGCTGGTACGGGCCTCGGCGATGCCGCTGTGGGCGGTCGTCGGCGTGATCTCCGCCGACAACGTCGCCAGCCTCGCCCTGCACGAGTCGTTCGGCTTCCAGGAGGTCGGCCGCTTCCCCGGCGTCGGCGTGAAGTGGGACCGCCGACTGGACGCGGTGTTCGTGCAGAAGACGCTCGCCTGA
- a CDS encoding M16 family metallopeptidase, which yields MFHQHTLANGVTVLAELDADAHSVAAGYFVRCGRRDEPDELAGVSHFLEHMAFKGDERYSAEDMNRVFDEIGARYNAYTSHEQTVYYAAVLPEHLPVAVDLLSTLTRPILRDEEFDLEKQVILEEIGMHEDQPGSVAYDALNEAHFAGHPLAGSILGSNESIGGLSIEAMRDYHASRYVGSNLILAVCGNARWEDVLKLAEEHAGRAPQGETDRPLPEPHPPGALRTIYKPENAQQTVMLAGNAPGNASPLRHAAELLSVIVGDDTGSRLFWELVDPGRCEACELSYTDFAGAGMYFTYLSCDPDRAAENVAAVRGVFDAVNARGITAEELAQAKNKVASRIVLRSERPMGRLGSLGGNWQDRGEYKTVEDDLADLRRLTVHDLRDLLTEFPLEIVTTVGVGPLEALAP from the coding sequence ATGTTTCATCAGCACACGCTCGCCAACGGCGTCACCGTTCTCGCGGAACTGGACGCCGACGCCCACTCCGTCGCCGCCGGCTACTTCGTGCGGTGCGGTCGGCGGGACGAACCGGACGAGTTGGCCGGCGTCTCCCATTTCCTGGAGCACATGGCCTTTAAGGGGGACGAACGCTACAGCGCCGAGGATATGAACCGCGTCTTCGACGAGATCGGCGCCCGCTACAACGCCTACACCTCCCACGAACAAACCGTCTACTACGCCGCCGTCCTGCCGGAGCACCTGCCGGTCGCGGTCGATCTGCTCTCCACCCTCACCCGGCCGATCCTGCGGGACGAGGAGTTCGACCTGGAAAAGCAGGTCATCCTGGAGGAGATCGGCATGCACGAGGACCAGCCCGGCAGCGTGGCCTACGACGCGCTCAACGAGGCCCACTTCGCCGGGCACCCGCTCGCCGGCAGCATCCTGGGCTCGAACGAGTCCATCGGCGGTCTGTCGATCGAGGCGATGCGGGATTATCACGCCTCCCGGTACGTCGGCTCGAACCTGATCCTCGCCGTCTGCGGTAATGCCCGGTGGGAGGACGTCCTCAAACTCGCCGAGGAGCACGCCGGCCGGGCGCCGCAGGGCGAGACCGACCGCCCCCTGCCGGAGCCGCACCCGCCGGGGGCGCTGCGGACGATTTATAAACCGGAGAACGCCCAACAGACGGTGATGCTGGCGGGGAACGCCCCCGGCAACGCCTCCCCGCTGCGGCACGCGGCGGAGTTATTGAGCGTGATCGTCGGCGACGACACCGGCAGCCGCCTGTTCTGGGAACTGGTCGACCCGGGCCGCTGCGAGGCCTGCGAACTGAGCTATACGGACTTCGCCGGGGCCGGCATGTACTTCACCTATCTCTCCTGCGACCCGGACCGGGCCGCCGAGAACGTCGCGGCCGTGCGGGGCGTATTCGACGCCGTCAACGCCCGCGGGATCACCGCGGAAGAATTAGCCCAGGCGAAGAATAAAGTCGCCAGCCGGATCGTCCTGCGTAGCGAACGCCCGATGGGCCGGCTGGGCAGCCTCGGCGGCAACTGGCAGGACCGCGGCGAATATAAAACGGTCGAGGACGACCTCGCCGATCTGCGGCGGCTGACCGTGCACGATCTGCGCGACCTGCTGACGGAGTTCCCGTTGGAGATCGTGACCACCGTGGGGGTCGGCCCGTTGGAGGCGCTGGCTCCGTAG